The following are encoded together in the Pleurocapsa sp. FMAR1 genome:
- a CDS encoding DNA phosphorothioation system restriction enzyme, translating into MYLLNNIQWQELAYIYRQKHRLNRLKESSKNYQYNYKNIGVPVLPTSLKLRDYQHQAVGNWLENKGRGTLKMATGSGKTIIALAIAVELYQQIGLQALIIVCPYRHLVTQWSRECQKFNLQPVIAMTRVDNWQSELSNQLYNLTNNPQSFLTIITTNSTLISAGFQSQLKYFPPKTLIIGDEAHNLGSTRIESSLPRNIGLRLALSATPERQYDELGTEALLSYFGSIIKPEFTLADAIEQEALVHYLYYPVFVELTATEASAYAKLTKRIGWSLSKNHSFANNDTLTSLLTKRSRLIATAANKLTCLQELMASRLNTSHTLFYCGDGYLDSGVRQIDAVTHLLGKKLGYRVNTYTTETSLEERELLCRQFEAGELQGLVAIRCLDEGIDIPAIKTAIILASSSNPRQFIQRRGRILRPHPGKKQATLFDTIVIPPDLDRETWEVERNLLRKELLRFITFAELADNADEATKKLLRLQERYEL; encoded by the coding sequence ATGTATTTATTAAACAACATACAATGGCAAGAATTAGCCTATATATACCGTCAAAAACACAGGCTTAATCGCTTAAAAGAAAGCAGCAAAAACTATCAATATAACTATAAAAATATAGGTGTTCCTGTATTACCTACTAGTTTAAAGCTGAGAGATTATCAACATCAGGCTGTAGGCAATTGGTTAGAAAACAAAGGCAGAGGAACTCTAAAGATGGCGACGGGTAGCGGTAAAACTATTATTGCTCTGGCGATCGCCGTAGAACTTTATCAACAAATAGGACTTCAGGCACTAATTATAGTCTGCCCATATCGGCATTTAGTAACTCAATGGTCGAGAGAATGTCAAAAGTTTAATCTCCAGCCAGTTATTGCCATGACGCGGGTAGACAATTGGCAAAGCGAACTATCTAATCAGCTATACAATTTAACAAACAATCCTCAATCTTTTCTAACAATTATTACTACCAACTCCACTTTAATAAGTGCAGGATTTCAATCTCAGCTTAAATATTTTCCTCCCAAAACTTTAATTATTGGCGATGAGGCACATAATTTAGGTTCAACTCGCATCGAGTCTAGTTTACCCAGAAATATTGGCTTACGTTTGGCTCTTTCTGCTACTCCAGAAAGACAATATGATGAACTAGGAACAGAAGCTTTACTAAGCTATTTTGGCTCAATAATTAAACCAGAATTTACCTTAGCTGATGCGATCGAACAAGAAGCACTAGTTCACTATTTATACTATCCTGTCTTTGTTGAATTAACTGCTACAGAAGCATCTGCCTACGCCAAGCTAACCAAGCGTATTGGCTGGAGTTTGAGCAAGAATCATAGTTTTGCCAACAACGATACTTTAACCTCTTTACTAACAAAGCGATCGCGTTTAATTGCCACAGCAGCTAATAAGTTAACTTGCCTTCAAGAATTAATGGCATCTAGACTTAATACTAGCCATACGCTGTTTTATTGCGGTGATGGATATTTAGATAGTGGTGTACGTCAAATTGATGCGGTGACTCATTTATTAGGCAAAAAGCTAGGCTATCGCGTCAATACCTATACTACCGAAACATCCTTAGAAGAAAGAGAGCTTTTATGCCGTCAGTTTGAAGCGGGAGAGTTACAAGGTTTGGTCGCCATTCGCTGTCTAGACGAAGGAATAGATATACCTGCAATCAAAACCGCAATTATTCTCGCCAGCAGCAGTAACCCCCGTCAGTTTATTCAGCGTCGCGGTCGAATTTTGCGTCCTCACCCTGGCAAAAAACAGGCAACTTTGTTTGACACTATTGTTATACCTCCAGATTTAGATCGCGAAACCTGGGAGGTTGAAAGAAACTTATTACGCAAAGAATTACTCAGATTTATTACTTTTGCTGAATTGGCAGATAACGCTGATGAGGCTACAAAGAAATTATTAAGATTGCAAGAACGATATGAACTTTAG
- a CDS encoding Uma2 family endonuclease, translating to MASTIYKWSIDEWHELVDSGVLEGKPVELLEGNIVEMSPEGVEHSYTNQSVSDYLRNLLKGKASIRDAHPITLDNSEPEPDIAIVQLPTTIYRQHHPFAENIYLLIEVSNRSLKKDLEEKIITYARNGIPEYWVIDLKNKKLIAHTQPQKGIYSQIIEYQSGTITLQAFPNVNVDLSKLLLY from the coding sequence ATGGCTTCAACTATTTACAAGTGGTCTATAGATGAATGGCACGAGTTAGTGGACTCAGGTGTATTAGAAGGAAAGCCTGTCGAACTTCTAGAAGGAAATATAGTTGAAATGAGTCCCGAAGGAGTTGAGCATAGCTATACGAATCAATCAGTCAGCGATTACCTTAGAAACTTGCTTAAGGGAAAAGCATCTATTAGAGATGCTCATCCAATCACCTTAGATAATAGTGAACCAGAACCCGATATTGCGATCGTTCAACTGCCAACAACTATTTATCGTCAACATCATCCTTTTGCAGAAAATATCTATCTGCTGATTGAGGTATCTAATAGAAGTTTGAAAAAAGATCTCGAAGAAAAAATCATCACTTATGCTCGTAACGGCATACCTGAATATTGGGTGATAGATTTAAAGAACAAAAAGCTGATCGCTCATACTCAACCACAAAAGGGTATCTATTCACAAATTATTGAATACCAATCGGGAACGATTACGCTTCAAGCCTTTCCTAATGTTAATGTCGATTTGAGTAAACTGCTGCTGTATTAA